In a genomic window of Variovorax paradoxus:
- the motB gene encoding flagellar motor protein MotB, with the protein MATTPGTRKLQPIIIKRVKKTTHAHHGGAWKIAYADFVTAMMAFFLLMWLLGSTAKGDLQGIASYFNSPMKVEMAGGSGAGSASSVVPGGGRDLTRTTGEVRRTDGSTMDPKKIGQDNSLKLEQARQDARRMAALRARIEEMIESNPKLREFRSQIKLEVTSDGLEIQIVDAQNRPMFDTGSAIVKPYMHDILRAVGGALNGIENRVSLAGHTDAAPYGNGDRGYGNWELSADRANASRRELVAAGMPDDKLVRVVGLAASDLLDKKNALAPLNRRISIVVLTRDAESRLFGNARLEGNDAVKAIATELAREQKKPEGADAPAAPAGAAPAATPGRAQP; encoded by the coding sequence ATGGCCACCACGCCCGGGACCCGCAAGCTCCAGCCGATCATCATCAAGCGGGTCAAGAAGACCACGCATGCGCACCACGGCGGCGCCTGGAAGATCGCCTACGCCGACTTCGTGACGGCCATGATGGCCTTCTTCCTCCTGATGTGGCTGCTGGGCTCGACCGCCAAGGGCGACCTGCAGGGCATCGCCTCCTACTTCAACTCGCCGATGAAGGTCGAGATGGCCGGCGGCTCGGGCGCGGGCAGCGCCTCGAGCGTGGTGCCCGGCGGCGGGCGCGACCTCACGCGCACCACCGGCGAGGTGCGCCGCACCGACGGGAGCACCATGGACCCGAAGAAGATCGGCCAGGACAACAGCCTCAAGCTCGAGCAGGCGCGCCAGGACGCGCGCCGCATGGCGGCCCTGCGCGCGCGCATCGAGGAGATGATCGAGAGCAACCCCAAGCTGCGCGAATTCCGCTCGCAGATCAAGCTCGAGGTGACCTCCGACGGCCTCGAGATCCAGATCGTCGACGCGCAGAACCGCCCGATGTTCGACACCGGCAGCGCGATCGTGAAGCCCTACATGCACGACATCCTGCGCGCGGTGGGCGGCGCGCTCAACGGCATCGAGAACCGCGTGAGCCTGGCCGGCCACACCGATGCCGCGCCCTACGGCAACGGCGACCGCGGCTACGGCAACTGGGAGCTGTCGGCCGACCGCGCCAATGCCTCGCGCCGCGAGCTGGTGGCCGCCGGCATGCCCGACGACAAGCTGGTGCGCGTGGTCGGCCTGGCCGCGAGCGACCTGCTCGACAAGAAGAACGCGCTGGCGCCGCTGAACCGCCGCATCAGCATCGTGGTGCTCACGCGCGACGCCGAGTCGCGCCTGTTCGGCAACGCGCGCCTGGAGGGCAACGACGCGGTGAAGGCCATCGCCACCGAGCTCGCCAGGGAGCAGAAGAAGCCCGAGGGCGCCGATGCGCCGGCCGCTCCCGCCGGCGCGGCGCCCGCCGCCACCCCGGGCCGCGCCCAGCCCTGA
- a CDS encoding RNA polymerase sigma factor FliA, which produces MYTPKGRLDRDALIRQHVPLVRRLAHHMIAKLPPNVELDDLIQVGMIGLADALSRYEASQGVQFETFATQRIRGAMLDELRDGDWLSRGSRKSQKQIEQAVRALEQKLGRAPAESEIADALEMPLADYQSLLGRVRGTQLVYLEDMGGGTDAEGESGFLDRHLADADADPMSLLKDQRLRQALVGAIDSLPERERHIMGMYYEQDMNLKEIAAVLGVTESRVSQLHSQSIARLRAKMRSH; this is translated from the coding sequence ATGTACACGCCCAAGGGCCGGCTCGACCGCGATGCGCTGATCCGCCAGCACGTGCCGCTGGTGCGCCGGCTGGCGCATCACATGATCGCCAAGCTGCCGCCCAACGTCGAGCTCGACGACCTGATCCAGGTCGGCATGATCGGCCTGGCCGATGCGCTGTCGCGCTACGAGGCCAGCCAGGGCGTGCAGTTCGAGACCTTCGCCACCCAGCGCATCCGCGGCGCCATGCTCGACGAGCTGCGCGACGGCGACTGGCTCTCGCGCGGCTCGCGCAAGAGCCAGAAGCAGATCGAGCAGGCGGTGCGCGCGCTCGAGCAGAAGCTGGGCCGCGCGCCGGCCGAGTCCGAGATCGCCGACGCGCTCGAGATGCCGCTGGCCGACTACCAGAGCCTGCTGGGCCGCGTGCGCGGCACCCAGCTCGTGTACCTGGAGGACATGGGTGGCGGCACCGATGCCGAGGGCGAGTCGGGCTTCCTCGACCGCCACCTGGCCGATGCCGACGCCGACCCGATGAGCCTGCTCAAGGACCAGCGGCTGCGCCAGGCGCTGGTGGGCGCCATCGACAGCCTGCCCGAACGCGAGCGCCACATCATGGGCATGTACTACGAGCAGGACATGAATCTCAAGGAGATCGCGGCCGTGCTCGGCGTGACCGAGTCGCGCGTCTCGCAACTGCACAGCCAGTCGATCGCGCGGTTGCGCGCGAAGATGCGTTCGCACTGA
- the pdxA gene encoding 4-hydroxythreonine-4-phosphate dehydrogenase PdxA, translated as MGDPSGIGPEIVARTLLNAEWARRCVLIGDPRVMRRAFEALGAGARLRVAASIDDLAHAPGTVNLLAASRLEALPPVGAVHAASGRAAFEAISAAIALAQAGRVAGIVTAPIHKEALAAAGLRYPGHTEILAERTGCRVAMMLANDELRTVLVTVHCALREAIERADFAAQMSAIRLAHQGARAFGIAAPRIAVAGLNPHAGEGGLFGDEEQRTIAPAIAAARREGIDASGPWPGDTVFMQARQGRFDVVVAQYHDQGLIPVKYLGLDRGVNITLGLPFVRTSPDHGTAFDIAGRGSADAASLDAALDMAARLAAANRTTRKARP; from the coding sequence ATGGGCGATCCCTCGGGCATCGGCCCCGAGATCGTTGCGCGCACCTTGCTGAATGCCGAGTGGGCCCGGCGCTGCGTGCTGATCGGCGATCCGCGCGTGATGCGCCGGGCCTTCGAGGCGCTGGGCGCGGGCGCGAGGCTGCGCGTGGCGGCGTCGATCGACGACCTGGCGCACGCGCCCGGCACGGTGAACCTGCTGGCCGCGTCGCGGCTCGAGGCGCTGCCGCCCGTGGGCGCCGTGCATGCGGCCAGCGGTCGGGCCGCCTTCGAGGCGATCTCGGCCGCGATAGCCCTCGCGCAGGCGGGTCGCGTGGCGGGCATCGTCACCGCGCCGATCCACAAGGAAGCGCTGGCCGCCGCCGGCCTGCGCTATCCGGGCCACACCGAGATCCTGGCCGAGCGCACCGGCTGCAGGGTCGCGATGATGCTGGCCAACGACGAACTGCGCACCGTGCTCGTGACGGTCCATTGCGCGCTGCGCGAGGCCATCGAGCGCGCGGACTTCGCGGCGCAGATGTCGGCGATCCGGCTCGCGCACCAGGGCGCCCGGGCCTTCGGCATCGCGGCGCCGCGCATCGCGGTGGCCGGCCTCAATCCGCACGCGGGCGAGGGCGGGCTGTTCGGCGACGAGGAGCAGCGCACCATCGCGCCCGCGATCGCCGCCGCGCGGCGCGAGGGCATCGATGCCAGCGGACCCTGGCCCGGCGACACGGTGTTCATGCAGGCGCGCCAGGGCCGCTTCGACGTGGTGGTGGCGCAGTACCACGACCAGGGGCTGATCCCGGTCAAGTACCTCGGGCTCGACCGAGGCGTGAACATCACGCTCGGCCTGCCGTTCGTGCGCACCAGCCCCGATCACGGCACCGCCTTCGACATCGCGGGGCGCGGCAGCGCCGACGCCGCCAGCCTCGACGCCGCGCTCGACATGGCCGCGCGCCTGGCGGCCGCCAACCGAACCACGAGAAAGGCCCGACCATGA
- a CDS encoding 4-hydroxythreonine-4-phosphate dehydrogenase codes for MSGFEFIFMLTRHDRTVADAARHVATALAAGVRHIGFKDIGLPMAALEGLHRSIRDHGASSYLEVVSLDRDSEIASVEMACRLGVDHLLGGTHVDEVLPLLEGTGIRYYPFAGRVSGHPSVLGGSIEQIVASARAIASRPGVAGLDLLAYRAALDVPRLMRAVCEAAGKPVIVAGSIDTPERIAAIRASGAAGFTVGTAALDGRFPAAGPSLESQLAAILGAR; via the coding sequence ATGAGCGGCTTCGAATTCATCTTCATGCTCACGCGGCACGACCGCACCGTGGCCGACGCCGCGCGCCATGTGGCGACGGCGCTCGCGGCCGGCGTGCGCCACATCGGCTTCAAGGACATCGGGCTGCCGATGGCCGCGCTCGAGGGCCTGCACCGAAGCATCCGCGACCACGGCGCTTCGAGTTACCTCGAGGTGGTCTCGCTCGACCGCGACAGCGAGATCGCCTCGGTCGAGATGGCGTGCCGGCTCGGTGTCGACCACCTGCTCGGCGGCACGCATGTCGACGAGGTGCTGCCGCTGCTCGAGGGCACGGGCATCCGCTACTACCCGTTCGCGGGCCGGGTCTCGGGGCATCCGAGCGTGCTCGGCGGATCCATCGAGCAGATCGTGGCCAGCGCCCGCGCGATCGCGAGCCGGCCCGGTGTGGCGGGGCTGGACCTGCTCGCCTACCGCGCCGCGCTCGACGTGCCGCGGCTGATGCGCGCGGTCTGCGAGGCCGCGGGCAAGCCGGTGATCGTGGCGGGGTCGATCGACACGCCGGAGCGCATCGCGGCGATCCGCGCCAGCGGCGCCGCGGGCTTCACGGTGGGCACGGCGGCGCTCGACGGGCGCTTTCCGGCGGCCGGCCCAAGCCTCGAAAGCCAGCTCGCGGCGATCCTCGGCGCGCGATGA
- the flhA gene encoding flagellar biosynthesis protein FlhA, whose product MNPLALRQWLGARGGMFQRAAAPLLVVAILALMVLPIPPWLLDGFFTLNIAVALMVMMVAAYMVRPLDFAAFPSVLLLTTLMRLSLNVASTRVVLLEGHTGPGAAGAVIESFGHFLIGGNFAVGLIVFAILVVINFVVVTKGAERIAEVSARFTLDAMPGKQMAVDADLNAGVIDEKEARRRRAEVAEEANFFGSMDGASKFVRGDAIAGILILVISIVGGFAIGVLQHGLSAGKAADTYVLLAVGDALVAQVPGLLISVAAAMVISRVGREEDVGRQIVDQLLTSPRVLGLTAGILGLLGVIPGMPHVVFLSIASLLAWGAWRLSRRPPPAAPAPPAPPAPDAEASWDDLQPVDLLGLELGYRLIALVDKSRQGDLLTRIKGVRRKFAQEVGFLPPAVHVRDNLELKPSSYRVTLRGVVVAEGEAHPGMYLAINPGGITTPLIGTPTTDPAFGLPAHWIEERQREAAQMSGFTVVDSETVMATHLSHLMQVQAARLLSRTETQQLVEHVNKLAPKLIEEVVPKLVPLSTFQKVLQLLLEESVHIRDIRTIVETLAEHAGSTTDPGELARRVRVALAPAIVQQIYGPVKELDVIAIEPAFERLLMQALGNAQAPALDPGVVEIFTRTAAEVALKQEEQGVPACLLVPDAIRNAIARMVRRAAPRMQVLGHSEIPETHTIRIGPILRGASA is encoded by the coding sequence ATGAACCCGCTCGCCCTGCGCCAGTGGCTCGGAGCCCGTGGCGGCATGTTCCAGCGCGCGGCAGCGCCGCTGCTGGTGGTGGCCATCCTCGCGTTGATGGTGCTGCCGATCCCGCCCTGGCTGCTCGATGGCTTCTTCACGCTCAACATCGCGGTCGCGCTGATGGTGATGATGGTGGCGGCCTACATGGTGCGCCCGCTCGACTTCGCGGCCTTTCCCTCGGTGCTGCTCTTGACCACGCTGATGCGGCTGTCGCTCAACGTGGCCTCCACGCGCGTGGTGCTGCTCGAGGGCCACACCGGCCCCGGCGCCGCGGGCGCGGTGATCGAGTCCTTCGGCCACTTCCTGATCGGCGGCAACTTCGCGGTCGGCCTGATCGTGTTCGCGATCCTGGTGGTGATCAACTTCGTGGTGGTCACCAAGGGCGCCGAGCGCATCGCCGAGGTGTCGGCGCGCTTCACGCTCGACGCCATGCCCGGCAAGCAGATGGCGGTCGATGCCGACCTCAACGCGGGCGTGATCGACGAGAAGGAAGCCCGCCGCCGCCGCGCCGAGGTGGCCGAGGAAGCGAACTTCTTCGGCTCGATGGACGGCGCCTCCAAGTTCGTGCGCGGCGATGCCATCGCCGGCATCCTGATCCTGGTGATCAGCATCGTCGGCGGCTTCGCCATCGGCGTGCTGCAGCACGGCCTGTCGGCCGGCAAGGCGGCCGACACCTACGTGCTGCTCGCGGTCGGCGACGCGCTGGTGGCGCAGGTGCCGGGCCTGCTGATCTCGGTCGCCGCGGCGATGGTGATCTCGCGCGTGGGCCGCGAGGAGGACGTGGGCCGCCAGATCGTCGACCAGTTGCTGACCTCGCCGCGCGTGCTCGGCCTCACGGCCGGCATCCTGGGCTTGCTGGGCGTGATCCCGGGCATGCCGCACGTGGTGTTCCTCTCGATCGCCTCGCTGCTGGCCTGGGGCGCCTGGCGGCTGTCGCGCCGTCCGCCGCCGGCCGCGCCCGCGCCGCCGGCACCGCCCGCGCCCGATGCCGAGGCCAGCTGGGACGACCTGCAGCCGGTGGACCTGCTGGGCCTGGAGCTCGGCTACCGACTGATCGCGCTGGTCGACAAGAGCCGCCAGGGCGACCTGCTCACGCGCATCAAGGGCGTGCGCCGCAAGTTCGCGCAGGAGGTGGGCTTCCTGCCGCCCGCGGTGCACGTGCGCGACAACCTCGAGCTCAAGCCCAGCAGCTACCGCGTCACCCTGCGCGGCGTGGTGGTGGCCGAGGGCGAGGCCCATCCGGGCATGTACCTGGCGATCAATCCGGGCGGCATCACCACCCCGCTGATCGGCACGCCCACCACCGACCCGGCCTTCGGCCTGCCCGCGCACTGGATCGAGGAGCGGCAGCGGGAAGCCGCGCAAATGAGCGGTTTCACCGTCGTTGATTCGGAGACCGTGATGGCCACCCACCTGTCACATTTGATGCAGGTGCAGGCGGCGCGCCTGCTCAGCCGCACCGAAACCCAACAACTGGTCGAACACGTGAACAAACTGGCGCCCAAGCTGATCGAGGAAGTCGTGCCCAAGCTGGTGCCGCTGTCCACGTTCCAGAAGGTGCTGCAACTGCTGCTGGAAGAGTCGGTGCACATCCGCGACATCCGCACCATCGTCGAGACGCTGGCCGAGCATGCCGGCAGCACCACCGACCCGGGCGAGCTCGCGCGCCGCGTGCGCGTGGCGCTGGCGCCGGCCATCGTGCAGCAGATCTACGGCCCGGTGAAGGAACTCGACGTGATCGCCATCGAGCCCGCCTTCGAGCGCCTGCTGATGCAGGCCCTGGGCAATGCCCAGGCGCCCGCGCTCGATCCGGGCGTGGTCGAGATCTTCACGCGCACCGCCGCCGAGGTCGCGCTCAAGCAGGAAGAGCAAGGCGTGCCGGCCTGCCTGCTGGTGCCCGACGCGATCCGCAACGCCATCGCGCGCATGGTGCGCCGCGCCGCGCCGCGCATGCAGGTGCTCGGCCACAGCGAAATCCCTGAAACCCACACCATCCGCATCGGCCCGATCCTGCGAGGAGCCTCCGCATGA
- a CDS encoding SdiA-regulated domain-containing protein: MIRARSRKTLFLALVLAFAVAFAWYFKVLALGYYWLGTTLGAAQWAGKSLWLPDYRVAVEGLPIQGLTRNASGLTFNTETGTLFTVINRPPQIAELDTEGRLLRVIGLEGVKDPEGITYVQGESYVISDEDSHRMYWVRIGRDTQRVSVAGRPSLGIGIDRLHNSSFEGISWDGVHKRLYVVREKLPMRVLMVTGLDPDTPSASGFNIDISEWKSSRAGSLFMSDLSSVTLHDPTGHLLLLSDESALVVEYASDGRPVSMLPLWRGFGGLRRKVPQPEGVAVGPDGRLYLLSEPNLFYRFERVPKPS; the protein is encoded by the coding sequence ATGATCCGCGCCCGCTCCCGCAAGACCCTGTTCCTGGCCCTCGTGCTCGCATTCGCCGTGGCCTTCGCCTGGTACTTCAAGGTGCTCGCGCTCGGCTACTACTGGCTCGGCACCACGCTGGGCGCCGCGCAATGGGCCGGCAAGTCGCTGTGGCTGCCGGACTACCGGGTGGCGGTCGAGGGCCTGCCGATCCAGGGCCTGACGCGCAACGCCTCGGGCCTGACCTTCAACACCGAGACCGGCACCCTCTTCACGGTCATCAACCGCCCGCCGCAGATTGCCGAGCTCGACACCGAGGGCCGGCTGCTGCGCGTGATCGGGCTCGAGGGCGTGAAGGACCCCGAGGGCATCACCTACGTGCAGGGCGAGAGCTACGTGATCTCCGACGAGGACAGCCACCGCATGTACTGGGTGCGGATCGGGCGCGACACCCAGCGGGTGTCGGTGGCCGGCCGGCCGAGCCTGGGCATCGGCATCGACCGGCTGCACAACAGCAGCTTCGAGGGCATCTCCTGGGACGGCGTGCACAAGCGGCTGTACGTGGTGCGCGAGAAGCTGCCGATGCGCGTGCTGATGGTGACCGGGCTCGATCCCGACACGCCCTCCGCGAGCGGCTTCAACATCGACATCAGCGAATGGAAGTCCTCGCGTGCGGGCTCGCTGTTCATGAGCGACCTGTCCTCGGTCACGCTGCACGACCCGACCGGCCACCTGCTGCTGCTGAGCGACGAGTCGGCGCTGGTGGTGGAGTACGCGAGCGACGGGCGCCCGGTCAGCATGCTGCCGCTGTGGCGCGGCTTCGGCGGCCTGCGGCGCAAGGTGCCGCAGCCCGAGGGCGTGGCGGTCGGTCCCGACGGGCGGCTCTACCTGCTGTCGGAACCCAATCTGTTCTACCGCTTCGAGCGCGTGCCGAAGCCGTCGTAG
- a CDS encoding EscU/YscU/HrcU family type III secretion system export apparatus switch protein produces MESNSQDRQLPASQRKIDQARRDGQVPRSKDLSHLAVMGTGAVALLLLAPTAFEQMRGTLAQALVFNAASVQDPADMLSRLSTFAGLGLVACVVFAAIVLSAAVAGSLAVGGWVSSTKAITPDLSRLSPFKGLGNLFTRQQVAQVAKLVLLSAILGTIGWYYVAGSIGEVVRVVLQPSPSALRALGDWLATGVGLLLLVVFATAVIDVPLQRFFHLSKLKMSHQELKQEHKESDGDPHTKGRQRSAARAISQRASITAVPRADFVLMNPTHYAVALRYDEATMNAPQVVAKGADLLAMKIREIANANGIPVVQSPMLARALFAHAEIDQPIPSSLFTAVAQVLAYVYRMKAALRGEGPMPQGVPDPYVAPELDPHRKLPATAAAEPVAGVRP; encoded by the coding sequence ATGGAATCGAACAGCCAGGACCGCCAGCTCCCCGCCTCGCAGCGCAAGATCGACCAGGCGCGCCGCGACGGCCAGGTGCCGCGCTCGAAGGACCTGTCGCATCTCGCGGTGATGGGCACCGGCGCGGTCGCGCTGCTGCTGCTCGCGCCCACCGCCTTCGAGCAGATGCGCGGCACGCTCGCGCAGGCGCTGGTCTTCAACGCGGCCAGCGTGCAGGACCCGGCCGACATGCTGTCGCGGCTGTCGACCTTCGCCGGCCTGGGCCTGGTGGCCTGCGTGGTGTTCGCAGCCATCGTGCTGAGCGCGGCGGTCGCGGGCAGCCTCGCGGTCGGCGGCTGGGTCTCGAGCACCAAGGCGATCACGCCCGACCTTTCGCGCCTGAGCCCGTTCAAGGGCCTGGGCAACCTGTTCACCCGCCAGCAGGTGGCGCAGGTCGCCAAGCTGGTGCTGCTGTCGGCCATCCTCGGCACCATCGGCTGGTACTACGTCGCCGGCTCGATCGGCGAGGTGGTGCGCGTGGTGCTGCAGCCCTCCCCCTCGGCGCTGCGCGCGCTCGGCGACTGGCTCGCCACCGGCGTGGGCCTGCTGCTGCTGGTGGTGTTCGCCACCGCGGTGATCGACGTGCCGCTGCAACGCTTCTTCCACCTGTCGAAGCTCAAGATGTCGCACCAGGAGCTCAAGCAGGAGCACAAGGAATCCGACGGCGACCCGCATACCAAGGGCCGGCAGCGCAGCGCGGCGCGCGCGATCTCGCAGCGCGCCAGCATCACCGCGGTGCCGCGCGCCGACTTCGTGCTGATGAACCCGACCCACTACGCGGTGGCGCTGCGCTACGACGAGGCGACCATGAACGCGCCGCAGGTGGTGGCCAAGGGCGCCGACCTGCTCGCGATGAAGATCCGCGAGATCGCCAACGCCAACGGCATCCCGGTGGTGCAGTCGCCCATGCTCGCGCGCGCGCTGTTCGCCCATGCCGAGATCGACCAGCCCATTCCCTCGAGCCTGTTCACCGCCGTGGCCCAGGTGCTGGCCTATGTCTACCGCATGAAGGCCGCGCTGCGCGGCGAGGGCCCGATGCCGCAGGGCGTGCCCGATCCCTACGTGGCGCCCGAGCTCGACCCGCACCGCAAGTTGCCTGCAACGGCAGCCGCTGAACCCGTGGCAGGAGTGCGCCCATGA
- a CDS encoding LysR family transcriptional regulator yields the protein MIADTNGEPGSQKNPSRLPSLMALRCFAAAARTQNFSQAADNLHLTHGAVSRAVRMLEDDLGLALFERRNRGVFLTEAGRRLQRAVDEGFGLIEDATRALRRSAREAPLVLSCEPTLLMRWLIPRWPDFQARHPEAAVHLVAGGGPLSFDGGIDLAIRRNDFEWPASVQAQPLFEEKIGPVCSPHRIGDFFDNAGASPSLRSDAVRLHTRTRPQAWPSWTQLRGASTDTGGREQVFEHFYFSLQAAVAGLGVAIGPWHLVCDDLASGVLAAPLGFVADGSGYFLLSPQTPASGRQRQLLEWLLSVV from the coding sequence ATGATTGCTGACACCAACGGTGAGCCTGGCTCACAGAAGAACCCCTCGCGCCTGCCCTCGCTGATGGCGCTGCGCTGCTTCGCGGCCGCGGCCCGGACCCAGAACTTCAGCCAGGCGGCCGACAACCTGCACCTGACCCATGGCGCGGTCAGTCGCGCCGTACGCATGCTCGAGGACGACCTGGGCCTGGCGCTGTTCGAACGGCGCAACCGCGGCGTCTTCCTCACCGAGGCCGGGCGCCGGCTGCAGCGCGCGGTGGACGAGGGCTTCGGCCTGATCGAGGACGCGACGCGCGCGCTGCGGCGCTCGGCGCGCGAGGCACCGCTGGTGCTGTCGTGCGAGCCGACCCTGCTGATGCGCTGGCTGATTCCGCGCTGGCCCGATTTCCAGGCGCGCCATCCCGAGGCCGCGGTGCACCTGGTGGCGGGCGGCGGGCCACTCTCCTTCGACGGCGGCATCGACCTCGCGATCCGCCGCAACGACTTCGAATGGCCCGCGAGCGTGCAGGCGCAGCCGCTGTTCGAGGAGAAGATCGGGCCCGTGTGCAGCCCGCACCGGATCGGCGATTTCTTCGACAACGCCGGCGCGAGTCCGTCGCTGCGCAGCGACGCGGTGCGGCTGCACACGCGCACGCGGCCGCAGGCCTGGCCGTCGTGGACGCAGCTGCGGGGCGCCTCGACCGACACCGGCGGCAGGGAACAGGTCTTCGAGCATTTCTATTTCAGCCTGCAGGCGGCGGTCGCCGGGCTCGGGGTGGCGATCGGGCCCTGGCACCTGGTCTGCGACGACCTCGCGAGCGGCGTGCTGGCGGCGCCGCTGGGTTTCGTCGCGGACGGCTCGGGCTACTTCCTGCTGTCGCCGCAGACGCCGGCCTCGGGCCGGCAGCGCCAGTTGCTCGAGTGGCTGCTCTCGGTGGTCTGA
- the flhF gene encoding flagellar biosynthesis protein FlhF, with product MNIQRFTAPTAREAMALARNVFGDGTLILSNRQLDDGVEVVAAAEDSLSALEAGRAILQGTQGTLSAPAWTPPKPVPAPAVAQPQPAVPAPAPAPLASAESRAIVEADVAELGMSTLSFQDYVRERMLRRQQEAASPAPAPAASSAAPVRAAFVPTAAPAAVETPRPAPIAAPAPAIDTASETQQALMAELQAMRTLMESRFNALAWLGPARQNPVHSNLMLKLLRAGYSPALARSVLESIALDNDAAGAVRRMMAALETMLGIDPAAPTLAEEGGVYALVGATGVGKTTTAAKIAAQCARLHGPASVGLITLDMHRAGAHEQLRAHGRAMGVVAHLAHDRAALQELLALFHGKRMVLIDTAGLAPRDPRRRDLLDLLDLRGISRLMVLNAGAHGDTLDEMAASFKIGGARQAVLSKTDEAVKLGPALDTLIRHQLVLRGVAHGPRTSQDWKPALAAELVRDSMRAAQRSPFDPQPADLELFFSPGAGEL from the coding sequence ATGAACATCCAACGTTTCACCGCACCGACCGCACGCGAAGCGATGGCGCTGGCGCGCAATGTCTTCGGCGACGGCACGCTGATCCTCTCGAACCGCCAGCTCGACGACGGCGTGGAAGTGGTGGCCGCGGCCGAGGACAGCCTGAGCGCGCTCGAGGCCGGCCGCGCGATCCTGCAGGGCACGCAAGGCACGCTCTCGGCGCCCGCGTGGACGCCGCCGAAGCCGGTGCCCGCGCCCGCCGTCGCGCAACCGCAACCCGCCGTACCGGCACCGGCCCCGGCCCCGCTCGCGAGCGCCGAATCGCGCGCCATCGTCGAGGCCGACGTGGCCGAGCTCGGCATGAGCACGCTGTCGTTCCAGGACTACGTGCGCGAACGCATGCTGCGGCGCCAGCAGGAGGCCGCGTCACCGGCGCCCGCGCCCGCCGCGTCGTCGGCCGCGCCGGTCCGCGCGGCCTTCGTGCCCACCGCCGCGCCCGCCGCCGTCGAAACGCCCCGCCCCGCCCCCATCGCCGCGCCCGCTCCCGCGATCGACACCGCGAGCGAAACCCAGCAGGCGCTGATGGCCGAGCTGCAGGCCATGCGCACGCTGATGGAGAGCCGCTTCAACGCCCTCGCCTGGCTCGGCCCGGCACGGCAGAACCCGGTGCATTCGAACCTGATGCTCAAGCTGCTGCGCGCCGGCTACTCGCCCGCGCTCGCGCGCAGCGTGCTCGAATCGATCGCGCTCGACAACGACGCGGCCGGCGCGGTGCGCCGCATGATGGCCGCGCTCGAAACCATGCTCGGCATCGACCCCGCCGCGCCCACGCTGGCCGAGGAAGGCGGCGTCTACGCGCTGGTCGGCGCCACCGGCGTCGGCAAGACCACCACCGCCGCCAAGATCGCGGCCCAGTGCGCGCGGCTGCATGGCCCGGCCAGCGTCGGCCTGATCACGCTCGACATGCACCGCGCGGGCGCGCACGAACAGTTGCGCGCCCACGGCCGCGCCATGGGCGTGGTGGCGCATCTCGCGCACGACCGCGCCGCGCTGCAGGAGCTGCTCGCGCTGTTCCACGGCAAGCGCATGGTGCTGATCGACACCGCCGGCCTGGCGCCGCGCGATCCGCGCCGGCGCGACCTGCTGGACCTGCTCGACCTGCGCGGCATCTCGCGCCTGATGGTGCTCAATGCCGGCGCGCACGGCGACACGCTCGACGAGATGGCCGCCAGCTTCAAGATCGGCGGCGCGCGCCAGGCCGTGCTGAGCAAGACCGACGAGGCCGTGAAGCTGGGCCCGGCGCTCGACACGCTGATCCGCCACCAGCTGGTGCTGCGCGGCGTGGCCCATGGCCCGCGCACCTCGCAGGACTGGAAGCCGGCGCTGGCCGCCGAGCTGGTGCGCGACTCGATGCGCGCGGCCCAGCGCTCGCCCTTCGATCCGCAGCCGGCCGACCTCGAGCTGTTCTTCTCGCCCGGCGCGGGCGAACTCTGA